Proteins from one Triticum aestivum cultivar Chinese Spring chromosome 7A, IWGSC CS RefSeq v2.1, whole genome shotgun sequence genomic window:
- the LOC123149369 gene encoding probable small nuclear ribonucleoprotein F, with protein sequence MATVPVNPKPFLQNLTGKMVIVKLKWGMEYKGYLVSVDSYMNLQLSGTEEYIDGQCSGNLGDILIRCNNVMYLRGVPEEDTDIPDAA encoded by the exons ATGGCG ACTGTGCCAGTTAACCCCAAGCCGTTCTTACAAAACTTAACAGGGAAGATGGTCATTGTCAAGCTGAAATGGGGCATGGAGTACAAAG GATATCTTGTTTCAGTGGACTCCTACATGAATCTGCAG CTAAGTGGTACCGAGGAATACATTGATGGGCAATGCTCTGGGAATTTGGGAGACATACTGATAAG ATGCAACAATGTGATGTATCTCCGAGGTGTTCCTGAGGAGGACACGGACATTCCAGATGCGGCCTGA